A section of the Apodemus sylvaticus chromosome 10, mApoSyl1.1, whole genome shotgun sequence genome encodes:
- the LOC127695209 gene encoding olfactory receptor 1361-like, protein MDVNNQTTVTEFILLGLTGQSEKEEVVFGMFLWMYLVTISGNLLIILAIICDSHLHTPMYFFLANLSSVDISAPSVIVPKALVNHVLGSKSISYMGCMIQIYFFITFSNMDGFLLSVMAYDRYVAICHPLHYTMMMRPRLCVLLVAISWAITNLHALLHTLLMVRLTFCSHNAVHHFFCDPYPILKLSCSDTFINDLMVFTIGGLVFLTPFTCIIVSYAYIFSKVLKLKSAHGIRKALSTCGSHLTVVSLFYGAILGIYMHPSSTYSIQDTVATVIFTVVTPMVNPFIYSLRNRDIKGALRKIILRS, encoded by the coding sequence ATGGATGTGAACAATCAGACAACGGTCACAGAATTCATCCTCCTGGGACTCACTGGACAGTCAGAGAAAGAAGAGGTTGTATTTGGGATGTTCTTATGGATGTACTTGGTCACAATTTCTGGGAACCTTCTCATCATCCTGGCCATCATCTGTGACTCTcatctccacacacccatgtatttCTTCTTGGCCAACCTCTCCAGTGTTGACATTAGTGCTCCATCTGTCATTGTCCCCAAGGCTCTGGTGAACCATGTGTTGGGAAGCAAGTCCATCTCTTACATGGGGTGTATGATCCAGATCTATTTCTTCATCACATTCAGCAACATGGATGGCTTCCTCCTGAGtgtgatggcctatgaccgctatgtggccatctgtcacCCTCTCCACTACACCATGATGATGAGGCCCAGACTGTGTGTCCTCCTGGTGGCCATATCATGGGCCATCACAAACCTGCATGCTCTCTTGCATACTCTCCTCATGGTACGACTCACCTTCTGTTCTCACAATGCAGTGcaccacttcttctgtgacccCTACCCTATCCTGAAGCTCTCTTGTTCTGACACCTTCATCAATGACCTGATGGTCTTCACCATTGGCGGACTGGTATTTCTGACTCCATTTACATGCATTATTGTTTCCTATGCCTACATCTTCTCCAAGGTTCTGAAGTTAAAATCTGCCCATGGAATAAGGAAAGCCCTGTCTACATGTGGGTCTCACCTCACTGTAGTCTCTCTCTTCTACGGGGCGATCCTGGGCATCTATATGCACCCTTCATCTACATATTCAATACAGGACACAGTGGCCACCGTCATCTTCACAGTGGTGACACCCATGGTCAATCccttcatctacagcctgaggaatcGTGACATTAAAGGAGCCCTGAGGAAGATAATTCTCCGATCTTAG